The Qipengyuania aurantiaca genome contains the following window.
CAAGGACCAGCGCGATCCGGCGCGGATCGAGGCGGCGACGAAGATGACGACCTTCATCTTCGAGGTGAAGAACGTGCCCGCCGCGCTCTACAAGGCGCTGGGCTGCTTTGCGACCAACGGCGTCAACATGACCAAGCTGGAAAGCTACCAGAAGGGCGCCAGCTTCGCCGCGACGCGCTTCTACGCCGACATCGAGGGCGCGCCGGGCGATCCGGGCGTCGATCGTGCGCTGGAGGAACTGGCATTCCAGACCAACGATGTGCGCCTGCTCGGCAGCTACGCACAGGCACGGAAACGCGGATGAGCCTCGCCCGGCGCTCTTTCCTTGCGAGCGCGGCAGGGCTTCTCGGCTCGGCCTGCGTCCCGCTCGACCGTAGCATCGCGGGGCGGACCTCGGCCCAGTTCCGCATCCTAGAGCGCGAGCTTGGCGGGCGCTTGGGCGTCGTCTTTTACGATCCGGCCAACAGGAGCCTGCTGGACTATCGCGGCCTGGAGCGGTTTCCGATGGCCTCCACCTTCAAGACCTCGCTCGCCGCTTTCGCGCTGGCGCTCGAACAGCAAGGTGCGCTCGACCTGTCGCGGCGTATGGAGTGGTCGGAGGAGGAACTCTTGTTCCATTCGCCCTTCACCCGCGAGAACCTGGGCCGGGGCGCCAGCCTGCGCGAGCTTGCCCGGGCGGCGCAGACCACCTCGGACAATCTTGCCGCGAACATCCTGCTGCGCGAAACGGGCGGCCCTGCGGCGCTTACGGCCTTCCTGCGCGACCTGGGCGATGACACCACGCGGATCGAGCGCAACGAACCGGAGGTCAATTTCGTCCCCTCGGGAGAGGAGCGCGGCACGACCACGCCCTTGGCCATGGCGCGCACGCTCGCGGCGCTCATTGGCGAGAACACGCATGGCCCGCTGGACGCAGAACGGCGGCAGGAATTGCGCGGCTGGATGATCCAGAGCGAGACCGGTCTCGACCGTGTCCGCGCTGGCCTGCCCAAGGACTGGGTGGCGGGCGACAAGACCGGCAATTCCGGCACATGGAACGCTCGGATGGGCTTTGCCCGCGGCGATGTCGGTTTCGTGGAAAGCCCTGCCGGATCGCCCGTTTTCTTCGCCGTCTACCACCAGAGCCCGCTTGGAGCTCCGGTGGACGGCGCGCGCGTAGATGCGGTGTTTGCGCGGATCGGTCGCTCACTCACCGATTGGGTGCGCGACCTCTACACCATCGTCCTGACCTGAGCCGCGATCCTATTCGTCGCCGTAAATCGCGACTTCGCTCGCCCCTTCGCTCGTCGCGCGGCCGCGGTACATGCCCTCGGTGTTGAAGCTGTAAAGCGCATGGCCTTCGGGCGTGACGAGGATGATACCGCCGTCGCCGCCTAGCGTTTTGACGTCGCGCATCACGGCATCGCCGATTTCCTGCGCCTCATTCGCTGCGATCCTGCCGGCGTTGTAAACGAGCTCGCCGTCATCGGCCTCCACGGTTCGTTCCATGGCGGCGACGAGGGTATCCTGATCGTGGGTTTGCGCCAATCGCAGCCGCGTGCAGATTTCATGCGCCACGCCGACGCGGATGAAATATTCGCCCCAACCCGTTGCCGATACGGCGCAGCTGCGGTTGTCGGCATAGGTGCCTGCGCCGATCACCGGGCTGTCGCCGATACGGTTCCAGCGCTTGCCGGTCATCCCACCTGTCGATGTGCCGGCGGCAAGGTTGCCATGCGTGTCGAGCGCCACCGCGCCGACCGTGCCGAACTTGGCATCGACATCGAGCGCGGAGAGCTTCTCCGCCTTCACCCGCTCCAGCGCCTCGCGGCGGAAGTCGGTGTCGAACCATTCGTTGGGCACGCGTTCGAGATCGTGTTCCGCGGCGAAGACCTCCGCGCCCTCGCCCGCCAGCATGACATGCGGGCTGTCGGTCATGACCTTGCGCGCGAGCAGGATCGGGTTGCGGATGCCCGAAACGCCCGCCACCGCGCCCGCGTCCCGGTTGCGGCCGTCCATGATCGAGGCGTCGAGTTCGTGTCCGCCTTCCCAGGTGAAGACCGCGCCGCGCCCGGCGTTGAACTTGGGATCGTCCTCCAGGATGAGGATCACCGCTTCGACCGCGTCGAGCGCCTCGCCCCCTTCGGCCAGCACCTTCGCGCCTGCATTCAGCGCCTCTTGCAGCGAGGCGCGATAGGCCGCGTCTTCTTCCGCCGTCATGTCGGCGCGCGCGATCGTCCCTGCTCCGCCATGGATGGCGAGCGACCAGCGCGGCGCCTCGTCCTCGGCCGCCGCGGGCGCGGCGAAAACGGACATGGCCAGCGCAAGGCCGGCGGCGAGCGGGGATGCAAAACCTCTCATCCCTCTGGGATAGCACCGAAAGTTATCCACTCAATCCCCGCCGGCTTTTTGGACAAAACCGTCAAGGGTGATAGCCCCTGCCGCTACGGAAACCATGAGGGAGAGGTTTCATGCGTATCGGTAATTATCGTTTCGACCAGCAGGTCGCGATGGACGTGATCGAAAAAGTCGGTCTCGCGCTTATCGTCCTGCTTATTACGTGGGCGGCGGCCAAGGCCGCGAAATGGGCCTTCGCCAAGCTCGTCGACAACATTTCTTTCTTCCAGCGCGGAACCGGCAACGGCTCGTCGCTGGGTGAATCGCTGGGCAAGATCGTGAGCCTGCTGATCTGGCTCTTCGGCCTGCTGGTGATCCTGCAGATCCTCGGCCTCGGCGCCGTGGCAGGGCCGGTGGACAGCCTGCTCGAGAACATCGTGGACTTCATCCCCAATCTGGTGGGTGCGGGCCTGATCTTCTTCATCGGCATGATGGTGGCGCGGATCGTGCGCGATCTCATCATCACCACGCTGCAGACGGTCGATTTCGACAAATGGGCCAATCGCGGCGGGGTGGACAATGTCACCGGCAACACGGCGATCAGCAAGACCATCGCCACAATCGTCTATGCGGTGATCGTGATCTTCGTCTCGATCATGGCTCTGGATGCGCTCAATATCGAGAGCATCTCCGGCCCGGCGAGTTCGATGCTGCAGCTGATCTTCAACGCCATCCCGAACATTATCGCGGCCGCGATCCTGCTCGGCATCGGTTACCTCATAAGCAAGTTCGTGGTGCAGGTGCTGAAGGAAGTGCTGCCCGGCCTCGGCGTCGACCGCGCGCTGGCGGAAAGCGGCATGATGGCGGAAGGCACGCGCGCTTCCAGCATCATCGCCCGCGTCGTGCAGGTAGCGATCATCCTGTTCTTCGCCATCGCCGCCACGCGCCTGCTGGGCTTCCCCGAACTTACCGCCATTCTCGACCAGGTGCTCGAACTTGGCGGGCGGGTGATCTTCGGCGCAGTCGTGATCGCTTTCGGCTTCTTCATCGCCAATCTGCTCGCCCGGCTCATCGCCGGCGACACGGGCGAGAATGGGACCGCGGCGACCATCGTGCGCTGGGCGACGATCATCCTGTTCGTCTTCATGGGCCTGCAGTTCACCGGCATTGGCGGGATGATCCCGGCCAACGTGCTGACGATCCTGATCGGCGGTGTCGCGGTGGCCGGCGCGCTTGCCTTCGGCCTCGGCGGCCGTGACTGGGCGGCGCGCAAGCTCGAACAGATGGACAGCGACCTTGGCGGCGGGACGACGGGCGGAAG
Protein-coding sequences here:
- the bla gene encoding class A beta-lactamase; the encoded protein is MSLARRSFLASAAGLLGSACVPLDRSIAGRTSAQFRILERELGGRLGVVFYDPANRSLLDYRGLERFPMASTFKTSLAAFALALEQQGALDLSRRMEWSEEELLFHSPFTRENLGRGASLRELARAAQTTSDNLAANILLRETGGPAALTAFLRDLGDDTTRIERNEPEVNFVPSGEERGTTTPLAMARTLAALIGENTHGPLDAERRQELRGWMIQSETGLDRVRAGLPKDWVAGDKTGNSGTWNARMGFARGDVGFVESPAGSPVFFAVYHQSPLGAPVDGARVDAVFARIGRSLTDWVRDLYTIVLT
- a CDS encoding isoaspartyl peptidase/L-asparaginase family protein → MRGFASPLAAGLALAMSVFAAPAAAEDEAPRWSLAIHGGAGTIARADMTAEEDAAYRASLQEALNAGAKVLAEGGEALDAVEAVILILEDDPKFNAGRGAVFTWEGGHELDASIMDGRNRDAGAVAGVSGIRNPILLARKVMTDSPHVMLAGEGAEVFAAEHDLERVPNEWFDTDFRREALERVKAEKLSALDVDAKFGTVGAVALDTHGNLAAGTSTGGMTGKRWNRIGDSPVIGAGTYADNRSCAVSATGWGEYFIRVGVAHEICTRLRLAQTHDQDTLVAAMERTVEADDGELVYNAGRIAANEAQEIGDAVMRDVKTLGGDGGIILVTPEGHALYSFNTEGMYRGRATSEGASEVAIYGDE
- a CDS encoding mechanosensitive ion channel — encoded protein: MRIGNYRFDQQVAMDVIEKVGLALIVLLITWAAAKAAKWAFAKLVDNISFFQRGTGNGSSLGESLGKIVSLLIWLFGLLVILQILGLGAVAGPVDSLLENIVDFIPNLVGAGLIFFIGMMVARIVRDLIITTLQTVDFDKWANRGGVDNVTGNTAISKTIATIVYAVIVIFVSIMALDALNIESISGPASSMLQLIFNAIPNIIAAAILLGIGYLISKFVVQVLKEVLPGLGVDRALAESGMMAEGTRASSIIARVVQVAIILFFAIAATRLLGFPELTAILDQVLELGGRVIFGAVVIAFGFFIANLLARLIAGDTGENGTAATIVRWATIILFVFMGLQFTGIGGMIPANVLTILIGGVAVAGALAFGLGGRDWAARKLEQMDSDLGGGTTGGSPAAPKPKRRKAAAPKSNDPLPPGA